The Impatiens glandulifera chromosome 3, dImpGla2.1, whole genome shotgun sequence genome contains a region encoding:
- the LOC124928917 gene encoding phospholipase SGR2, whose amino-acid sequence MENLEGAGNSRRLEGETASSTSESIGSLGEDETSPDLLKNTPSNIRRLAHEIHQCEARQKYLAQTRSPSDGVDIRWYFCKTHLADNELAASVPRTEIVGKGDYFRFGMRDSLAIEAAFLQREEELLSSWWKEYAECSEGPKGHISSKSKSKSKEIAFESEQSSELYTIEEERVGVPVKGGLYEVDLVRRQCFPVYWNGDNRRVLRGHWFARKGGLDWLPLREDVSEQLEFAYHSKIWHRRTFQPSGLFAARVELQGSASGLHALFTGEDDTWEAWINADAAGFTGVMSFGANGIMLRRGYAPSLSPKPTQDELRQQNEEEMDDYCSQVPVRHVVFMVHGIGQRLEKSNLVDDVGHFRHITASLAETHLTSYQRGKQRVLYIPCQWRKGLKLGGESAVEKITLDGVRGLRMTLSATVHDVLYYMSPIYCQDIIDSVSNQLNRLYSKFLRRNPGYDGKISLYGHSLGSVLSYDILCHQEHLSSPFPMEWMYKPHDVNEHAAPAMVSGSSESESSSNQQHNKCVENNECKFVTSPIDTDKPTLKDLEKQPHSTDLENNQPQVESLLDKPACVDMQATGMDDISEDQSIEIENVDGDSKNMSDGVFDDEKKVGLSKQLELEVDSLKERIAQLESQLACKVNEAEPSARTDLSLTERNVHDQVDEQKSYTPYIRYTKLEFKVDTFFAVGSPLGVFLALRNVRIGIGKGKDYWHEENITEEMPCCRQMVNIFHPFDPVAYRLEPLTCEEYINKRPVIIPYHKGGKRLHIGFQEFTEDLAARSQAIKNHLISVRVKVLTLCQSRDKDNMDEQSDNSQDEQRSYGVAMMQRLSGSEDGRVDHVLQDKTFRHQYLSALSSHTNYWRDCDTALFMLKHLYRDIPEEQPDFVEDSKENSSKNNVPSGGWVDQRESIEEELPLTFGDTALVKNFSSRAKKFMKLH is encoded by the exons ATGGAGAATTTAGAAGGTGCTGGGAATAGTAGGAGACTTGAAGGGGAGACTGCATCATCAACTAGTGAATCTATTGGTTCTCTTGGAGAGGATGAAACTTCCCCAGATCTTCTGAAGAACACCCCATCAAACATACGGAGATTGGCCCATGAGATCCATCAATGTGAAGCTCGCCAGAAGTATCTTGCACAGACAAGAAGTCCTTCTGATGGGGTTGATATTCGTTGGTACTTTTGCAAGACTCATTTGGCTGATAATG AGCTTGCTGCATCAGTCCCTCGGACAGAAATAGTGGGAAAAGGTGACTATTTCCGATTTGGCATGCGGGACTCTCTAGCAATAGAAGCAGCGTTTTTGCAG AGAGAGGAAGAGTTGCTTTCCAGTTGGTGGAAAGAATATGCAGAATGTAGTGAGGGTCCAAAGGGACATATCAGTTctaaatccaaatccaaatccaaagaaaTTGCTTTTGAGAGTGAACAATCAAGTGAACTGTATacaattgaagaagaaagagtgGGTGTTCCTGTAAAAGGAGGTCTATATGAG GTGGATTTAGTCCGAAGACAATGCTTTCCCGTTTATTGGAATGGAGACAATCGGCGTGTTTTAAGGGGCCACTGGTTTGCCCGTAAAGGAGGACTTGACTGGCTTCCACTCCGTGAAGATGTATCTGAGCAGTTGGAGTTCGCATATCATAGTAAG ATTTGGCATCGGAGAACTTTCCAGCCATCTGGACTTTTTGCAGCTCGTGTGGAGCTTCAAGGATCAGCTTCG GGTCTGCATGCTCTTTTTACTGGAGAAGATGATACATGGGAAGCATGGATAAATGCTGATGCTGCTGGATTTACTGGTGTCATGAGTTTTGGGGCAAATGGCATTATGTTAAGGCGGGGATATGCTCCATCCCTGTCACCAAAACCAACCCAG GATGAACTAAGGCAGCAAAATGAGGAGGAAATGGATGATTACTGTTCCCAG GTTCCAGTTCGGCATGTAGTGTTTATGGTCCATGGTATTGGTCAAAGGTTGGAGAAATCAAATTTGGTAGATGATGTGGGCCATTTTCGTCATATTACAGCAAGTCTTGCTGAAACACACTTAACTTCATATCAGCGGGGAAAGCAAAGAGTTCTCTATATACCATGTCAG TGGAGGAAAGGTCTTAAACTTGGTGGTGAATCAGCTGTTGAAAAAATCACTTTAGATGGTGTACGTGGCTTGCGTATGACGTTAAGTGCTACAGTTCATGACGTGTTGTACTACATGAGCCCAATTTACTGTCAAGACATTATAGATTCG GTATCTAACCAACTAAACCGACTGTATTCAAAGTTCCTTAGGAGAAATCCTGGTTACGATGGAAAA ATTTCATTATATGGACATTCTCTTGGTAGTGTTCTTTCCTATGATATTTTGTGCCATCAAGAACACTTGTCCTCCCCGTTTCCAATGGAATGGATGTATAAGCCACATGATGTAAATGAGCATGCGGCTCCTGCTATGGTTTCTGGATCTTCAGAAAGTGAGTCGTCGTCCAATCAGCAGCACAATAAATGTGTTGAGAACAATGAATGCAAATTTGTTACTTCTCCCATTGACACAGACAAACCAACTCTTAAAGACTTGGAGAAGCAGCCTCACTCCACAGATTTGGAGAATAACCAACCACAAGTTGAATCATTATTGGATAAACCTGCTTGTGTAGACATGCAAGCTACTGGCATGGATGACATCAGCGAAGATCAGAGCATAGAAATTGAGAATGTTGATGGAGACTCGAAAAACATGTCTGATGGGGTGTTTGATGATGAAAAAAAAGTTGGACTATCCAAGCAACTGGAACTAGAG GTCGACTCTCTAAAAGAAAGGATCGCACAGTTGGAATCTCAGTTGGCTTGTAAAG TGAATGAGGCAGAACCATCAGCTAGGACTGACTTATCTCTTACAGAAAGGAATGTACATGACCAAGTAGATGAGCAGAAGAGTTATACTCCATACATTAGATACACAAAGTTAGAGTTCAAG GTGGATACATTTTTCGCTGTTGGTTCTCCTCTTGGTGTATTTCTTGCTCTTCGTAATGTTCGTATTGGTATAG GCAAAGGGAAAGACTACTGGCATGAGGAGAACATTACTGAAGAGATGCCGTGTTGTCGTCAAATGGTCAACATTTTCCATCCCTTTGATCCTGTGGCCTATAG GTTAGAACCACTTACCTGTGAAGAATACATCAATAAACGTCCTGTTATCATTCCGTATCACAAGGGTGGAAAGAGATTGCATATTGGATTTCAA GAATTCACTGAAGATTTAGCAGCACGTTCTCAGGCAATAAAGAATCATCTGATATCAGTGAGG GTTAAGGTGCTCACTTTGTGCCAATCAAGAGACAAAGATAATATGGATG AACAATCAGATAATTCCCAAGACGAACAGAGATCATATGGTGTTGCTATGATGCAAAGATTATCTGGGAGTGAAGACGGGCGAGTTGATCATGTTCTTCAA GATAAAACATTTAGACATCAATATCTATCAGCACTTAGCTCTCATAC AAACTACTGGAGAGATTGCGATACTGCCCTTTTCATGTTGAAACACTTATATCGTGATATACCAGAAGAGCAGCCAGATTTTGTTGAAGATTCAAAAGAAAATAGCTCGAAGAACAATGTTCCTTCTGGAGGCTGGGTTGATCAAAGAGAATCAATTGAAGAAGAACTCCCTCTAACCTTTGGTGACACTGCCTTAGTAAAAAACTTCTCCAGTAGGGCAAAGAAGTTCATGAAATTGCACTGA
- the LOC124931408 gene encoding transcription factor bHLH143-like codes for MEKSLGTCSSHQLSAFRPPLPLQEPEPFAISANELNSEYLGCSYRSPQLIEALNEKMKVNEYLPASGFLQKKRFLVFDQCGNRTTLVSPAYLTWCWHDLNYKSGTTAGNNNSITCLSSDHRDESEDNNNTHEDTEEIDALLYSDDDDGDDDEEASTGRSPSFTRGDNEEEEVTSSARSTTTKRIKLSESTWSKV; via the coding sequence ATGGAAAAGAGTTTAGGAACCTGCTCTAGCCACCAGCTTTCTGCTTTCAGACCACCACTACCACTACAGGAACCAGAACCGTTTGCTATCTCTGCAAATGAACTTAATAGCGAATATCTTGGCTGCTCTTATCGATCACCTCAGTTAATTGAGGCATTAAATGAGAAGATGAAGGTAAACGAATACCTTCCTGCATCTGGATTTCTCCAGAAGAAGAGATTCCTTGTATTTGATCAATGCGGAAACAGGACAACATTGGTTTCTCCAGCTTACCTGACTTGGTGTTGGCATGATCTGAACTATAAAAGTGGTACAACAGCTggaaataataatagtattaccTGTTTGTCGTCCGATCATAGAGATGAATCTGAAGACAATAATAACACACACGAGGACACTGAAGAAATCGATGCATTGCTGTATtccgatgatgatgatggtgatgatgatgaagaagctAGCACTGGCCGATCACCTAGCTTCACAAGAGGagacaatgaagaagaagaagttacaAGTTCAGCTAGGTCTACTACTACCAAGAGGATTAAACTGTCTGAATCAACTTGGTCTAAGGTCTGA
- the LOC124932841 gene encoding TVP38/TMEM64 family membrane protein slr0305-like — MPTTQLSRPPCLLFPPLLPATQSHKLLRPNFHCSLLSHTTFSSPSFILNFRSKRFHFLNPSSSLRETKKRHHTPLQKAPDNNAPQIRRRPLLTLNSKIAGDKEGSGGNGQTALKGTLLAGLLLVGFVGSFGTVGYIYKDQINVFLTQFSELIEGYGPAGYALFIAVYAGLEILALPAIPLTMSAGVLFGSLTGTIVVSISGTLAASVAFLIARYFARERILKLVEGNKIFLAIDKAIGENGFRVVTLLRLSPLLPFSLGNYLYGLTSVNFIPYILGSWLGMLPGTWAYVSAGAIGRAIIQEESGASTLGGNGQLLTLGLGLLATAIAATYVTRLAKDALKDIE; from the exons ATGCCAACAACCCAATTGAGCAGGCCACCGTGCCTCTTATTTCCCCCTCTCCTACCTGCAACTCAATCTCATAAACTTCTGAGACCCAACTTCCATTGCTCTCTCCTCTCCCATACCactttttcttctccttctttcaTCCTCAACTTCAGATCCAAACGTTTTCATTTCCTTAATCCATCATCTTCTTTAAGAGAAACTAAGAAGAGACACCATACCCCCCTTCAGAAAGCGCCTGATAATAATGCTCCTCAGATCCGCCGCCGGCCACTCCTGACACTGAACTCCAAAATTGCTGGTGATAAAGAGGGTTCCGGCGGCAATGGACAGACTGCACTTAAAGGTACCCTTTTGGCGGGATTGTTGCTTGTGGGTTTCGTTGGTAGCTTTGGCACTGTTGGGTATATCTACAAGGATCAGATAAATGTCTTCTTGACACAGTTTTCCGAGTTAATTGAAG GTTACGGGCCAGCTGGATATGCTTTGTTTATTGCAGTTTATGCTGGACTTGAG ATCCTTGCATTACCAGCCATCCCATTGACAATGTCAGCTGGTGTTCTATTTGGTTCTCTTACTGGCACCATCGTCGTCTCAATCAGTGGAACA tTGGCTGCAAGTGTGGCCTTCTTGATTGCGAGATACTTTGCTCGTGAACGGATACTTAAATTGGTGGAAGGAAACAAGATATTTCTTGCAATTGACAAAGCTATTGGAGAAAATGGTTTTAGAGTTGTGACACTCCTCCGTTTGAGCCCTTTACTTCCATTTTCTCTGGGAAATTATCTGTATGGACTGACATCCGTGAATTTCATTCCATATATCTTGGGGAG TTGGCTGGGGATGCTTCCGGGAACATGGGCTTATGTTAGTGCTGGTGCAATTGGACGGGCAATCATT CAAGAAGAATCTGGTGCGAGTACGCTTGGAGGAAATGGTCAACTGTTGACACTCGGACTAGGATTATTGGCAACTGCAATTGCTGCAACTTACGTAACAAGGCTAGCAAAG GATGCTCTTAAGGATATCGAGTAG